A DNA window from Streptomyces parvus contains the following coding sequences:
- a CDS encoding 5-dehydro-4-deoxyglucarate dehydratase: MTSAPLAARLREVAGPLFFPVTAFGPDGTVDPDVFRAHVRAGIDAGAAAVFACCGTGEFHALTIEEFRLAVAAAVEEAAGRIPVVAGAGYGTALAVQYARAAEEAGADGLLAMPPYLVVADQEGLLNHYAALAAATGLETIVYQRDNAVFTPESVVALARTPGIIGLKDGLGDLDLMQRIVSAVRTHRPDGDFLYFNGLPTAELTGLAYRGIGVTLYSSAVFAFAPDIALAFHRALDSGDDALADALLDHFYRPLVELRAQGRGYAVSLVKAGVRLQGLDVGEVRTPLTEPSAAHVKDLVEIIASGRTLLEEHAAKGHGAEGHGAEGHGTPGGRA, encoded by the coding sequence GTGACCTCAGCCCCCCTTGCTGCCCGGCTCCGTGAAGTCGCCGGGCCGCTCTTCTTCCCCGTGACCGCGTTCGGGCCGGACGGCACCGTCGATCCCGACGTCTTCCGCGCTCATGTGCGGGCCGGGATCGACGCCGGAGCCGCCGCGGTCTTCGCCTGCTGCGGCACGGGCGAGTTCCACGCGCTGACCATCGAGGAGTTCCGCCTCGCGGTCGCCGCCGCCGTCGAGGAGGCGGCCGGACGGATCCCGGTCGTCGCCGGGGCCGGTTACGGCACGGCCCTCGCCGTCCAGTACGCGCGGGCCGCCGAGGAGGCCGGAGCCGACGGGCTCCTCGCCATGCCGCCCTACCTCGTCGTCGCCGACCAGGAGGGGCTGCTGAACCACTACGCGGCCCTCGCGGCGGCCACCGGCCTGGAGACGATCGTCTACCAGCGGGACAACGCCGTCTTCACCCCGGAATCCGTCGTCGCCCTCGCCCGCACACCCGGCATCATCGGGCTCAAGGACGGCCTCGGCGACCTCGACCTCATGCAGCGCATCGTCAGCGCGGTCCGTACCCACCGGCCCGACGGCGACTTCCTCTACTTCAACGGGCTCCCCACCGCCGAGCTGACCGGCCTCGCCTACCGGGGCATCGGCGTCACCCTCTACTCCTCCGCCGTCTTCGCGTTCGCCCCGGACATCGCGCTCGCCTTCCACCGGGCCCTGGACTCCGGCGACGACGCTCTGGCCGACGCGCTGCTCGACCACTTCTACCGGCCGCTCGTCGAACTGCGCGCCCAGGGCCGCGGCTATGCCGTCTCCCTGGTCAAGGCAGGTGTCCGGCTGCAGGGGCTGGACGTCGGCGAGGTCCGCACCCCGCTCACCGAACCGTCCGCCGCCCACGTCAAGGACCTCGTCGAGATCATCGCGAGCGGGCGCACCCTGCTGGAGGAGCACGCCGCCAAGGGGCACGGTGCCGAGGGGCACGGTGCCGAGGGGCACGGCACGCCGGGAGGCCGGGCGTGA
- a CDS encoding TerD family protein, translating into MTAMTPGSNIPLSAARVAVDVAAPVRLDVSGLLLTADGKVRSDDDFIFYNQPSGPGVTYRAGGGSAPDAIVVDTTAVPPGIEKIVVTASPDAAGQTFQGIEPTATVRNADDGSALATFTPPQLGAETALVVIEIYLRNGAWKARAVGQGYANGLAGIATDFGVSVEEPAAPAAPPVPAAPAPVAPQPPAPVAAPVDPRIAPPAPAAPPAPPTAPAAGSGKINLDKGRVNLQKNQTVSLVKGGAPLLSRVRMGLGWEPAFRGKDIDLDASVIAYGPNRNHLDSCYFGKLTILNGAIKHSGDNLTGEGAGDDETIIVDLGRIPAEATGLVFTVNSFTGQKFNEVAKAYCRLIDDASGEELVRFDLTGAEPQTGVMMAKLIKQFTGEWEMTAMGEFVKSRTVRGMVKPAAKAL; encoded by the coding sequence ATGACCGCAATGACCCCCGGCTCGAACATTCCCCTCTCCGCCGCCCGCGTGGCGGTGGACGTCGCCGCTCCGGTGCGGCTCGACGTCTCGGGCCTGCTGCTCACCGCCGACGGCAAGGTGCGCTCCGACGACGACTTCATCTTCTACAACCAGCCCTCGGGCCCCGGTGTGACCTACCGCGCCGGCGGGGGCTCGGCGCCCGACGCGATCGTGGTGGACACCACCGCCGTGCCGCCGGGCATCGAGAAGATCGTCGTCACCGCGAGCCCGGACGCCGCGGGCCAGACCTTCCAGGGCATCGAGCCCACCGCCACCGTGCGCAACGCGGACGACGGCAGCGCGCTCGCCACCTTCACCCCGCCGCAGCTGGGCGCCGAGACGGCGCTCGTGGTCATCGAGATCTACCTGCGCAACGGCGCCTGGAAGGCCCGCGCGGTCGGCCAGGGGTACGCGAACGGGCTGGCCGGGATCGCCACGGACTTCGGCGTCTCGGTCGAGGAGCCCGCGGCCCCGGCGGCCCCTCCGGTTCCGGCGGCCCCCGCCCCGGTCGCCCCTCAGCCGCCCGCCCCGGTCGCCGCCCCCGTCGACCCGAGGATCGCGCCGCCCGCCCCGGCCGCCCCGCCCGCTCCCCCGACGGCGCCCGCCGCGGGCTCCGGCAAGATCAACCTGGACAAGGGCCGGGTCAACCTCCAGAAGAACCAGACCGTGTCCCTCGTCAAGGGCGGCGCACCGCTGCTCTCACGGGTCAGGATGGGCCTGGGCTGGGAGCCCGCGTTCCGCGGCAAGGACATCGACCTGGACGCGTCGGTGATCGCCTACGGCCCCAACCGCAACCACCTGGACAGCTGCTACTTCGGCAAGCTGACCATCCTGAACGGAGCGATCAAGCACTCCGGCGACAACCTCACCGGTGAGGGCGCCGGCGACGACGAGACCATCATCGTGGACCTGGGGCGGATCCCCGCCGAGGCGACGGGCCTGGTCTTCACGGTGAACTCGTTCACCGGACAGAAGTTCAACGAGGTCGCCAAGGCCTACTGCCGGCTGATCGACGACGCCTCGGGCGAGGAGCTGGTCCGCTTCGACCTCACCGGCGCCGAGCCGCAGACCGGGGTGATGATGGCCAAGCTCATCAAGCAGTTCACCGGCGAGTGGGAGATGACCGCGATGGGCGAGTTCGTGAAGTCGCGCACCGTGCGCGGCATGGTGAAGCCCGCCGCCAAGGCGCTTTAG
- a CDS encoding antibiotic biosynthesis monooxygenase has translation MTTHFTDRPDPARTDAGIAKASTWNVGTPQRQQEAVDAIRKAWGSREWPHPGLLSYSVHAGEDGATLLHYSQWTGEQAYEDFVREGRDIRNAEIDAAVPGIERLGLHTYELYRSGLRAEGDTRETGCVVIVDVEFDGPDAARQRDWVDSVFAALGEEESLPAGGIAAHFHLGTDGTRVLNYAEWESAEHHVAALAAPGEGVGSPSPLWERVQKYPGMTGGGVRRYTPALSMEPDAGA, from the coding sequence ATGACCACGCACTTCACCGACCGCCCCGACCCGGCCCGCACCGATGCCGGGATCGCCAAGGCCAGCACCTGGAACGTCGGGACACCGCAGCGGCAGCAGGAGGCCGTCGACGCGATCCGGAAGGCCTGGGGGAGCCGCGAGTGGCCGCATCCCGGGCTGCTCTCCTACAGCGTCCACGCCGGGGAGGACGGCGCGACCCTGCTGCACTACTCCCAGTGGACCGGCGAACAGGCCTACGAGGACTTCGTACGGGAGGGGCGTGACATCCGCAACGCGGAGATCGACGCGGCGGTCCCCGGCATCGAACGCCTCGGGCTGCACACGTACGAGCTGTACCGCTCCGGGCTGCGGGCCGAGGGCGACACCCGGGAGACCGGCTGTGTCGTCATCGTCGACGTCGAGTTCGACGGGCCGGACGCGGCGCGCCAACGCGACTGGGTGGACAGCGTGTTCGCGGCGCTCGGCGAGGAGGAGAGCCTGCCCGCCGGCGGCATCGCCGCACACTTCCATCTCGGCACCGACGGCACCCGGGTCCTCAACTATGCCGAGTGGGAGAGCGCCGAGCACCACGTCGCGGCTCTCGCCGCACCGGGCGAGGGCGTCGGATCCCCGTCCCCGCTCTGGGAACGCGTCCAGAAGTACCCGGGCATGACCGGCGGCGGCGTGCGCCGCTACACGCCCGCGCTCAGCATGGAACCGGACGCGGGTGCGTAG
- a CDS encoding DUF4232 domain-containing protein, whose product MNERVRVRRRVRVALPAATLVALTGCSGFLVPAGEGERPDPAPSASAPRAETLPPTSAPGADAPAQGAPAQNGPTPAPPGTCPASGVVVDMGPVETGMMHRAVVLTLTNCGRKPYAVDGYPWVQALGEDGNPLPVKVNEDGSYFGSDPGPKKLLLDPGLTVKSILAWVSTPEGGDLVEGDALAVSAAPGLPVRVFPLEGHDIRLMDELNTTAWRTELGG is encoded by the coding sequence ATGAATGAGCGCGTACGGGTACGGAGACGGGTCCGGGTGGCCCTGCCGGCGGCCACGCTGGTGGCTCTGACCGGTTGCTCCGGCTTCCTCGTGCCGGCCGGTGAGGGCGAGCGGCCGGACCCCGCCCCGTCCGCCTCCGCGCCTCGCGCCGAGACGCTGCCCCCGACCTCCGCACCCGGAGCGGACGCCCCCGCCCAAGGCGCCCCGGCGCAGAACGGCCCGACCCCGGCTCCGCCCGGGACGTGCCCCGCTTCCGGGGTCGTGGTGGACATGGGCCCGGTGGAGACCGGAATGATGCACCGGGCCGTCGTGCTCACCCTCACCAACTGCGGCCGCAAGCCCTATGCGGTCGACGGCTACCCCTGGGTCCAGGCCCTCGGCGAGGACGGCAACCCGCTCCCCGTCAAGGTGAACGAGGACGGCTCCTACTTCGGCAGCGACCCCGGCCCGAAGAAGCTCCTGCTCGACCCCGGTCTCACCGTGAAGTCGATCCTCGCCTGGGTCTCCACACCCGAGGGCGGCGACCTCGTCGAGGGCGACGCCCTGGCCGTTTCCGCCGCCCCCGGCCTCCCGGTGCGGGTCTTCCCGCTGGAGGGGCACGACATCCGGCTGATGGACGAACTCAACACGACGGCCTGGCGCACCGAACTCGGCGGCTGA
- the dapA gene encoding 4-hydroxy-tetrahydrodipicolinate synthase gives MTATAPRPFGRTLCAMITPFTTAGALDPDAARAHAARLVAGGCDGIVLSGTTGESPTTTDAEKSALLRAVRAEVGEGVPLLSGVGGPDTATTLRLARQAEEAGADGLLVVSPYYSRPPQAAVEAYFLRVAESTGLPLMLYDIPGRTGVRIEPETLLRLAEHPRVVAVKDCSLDLLGATKVLARTSLAYYSGCEELNLPLYAVGGAGYVSTVANVAPRRMRAPLDAFDAGRTDEAARLNGLTMRLTELMMASGLPGTVTAKALLDAGPVREPLQPAGREATDGLRQAYEELLAA, from the coding sequence ATGACCGCCACCGCACCGCGCCCCTTCGGCCGCACGCTCTGCGCCATGATCACGCCCTTCACCACCGCCGGGGCCCTGGACCCGGACGCAGCCCGCGCGCACGCCGCGCGCCTGGTGGCCGGGGGCTGCGACGGGATCGTCCTCAGCGGCACCACGGGCGAGTCCCCCACCACGACGGACGCCGAGAAGTCCGCCCTGCTGCGGGCCGTCCGCGCCGAGGTCGGCGAGGGGGTGCCGCTGCTCTCCGGCGTCGGAGGCCCGGACACCGCGACCACCCTGCGCCTGGCCCGGCAGGCCGAGGAGGCGGGCGCGGACGGGCTGCTGGTGGTGAGCCCGTACTACAGCCGCCCGCCGCAGGCCGCCGTCGAGGCGTACTTCCTGCGGGTGGCCGAGTCCACCGGTCTGCCGCTGATGCTGTACGACATCCCCGGCCGCACCGGCGTCCGGATCGAGCCGGAGACCCTGCTGCGGCTGGCGGAGCACCCGCGGGTGGTGGCGGTGAAGGACTGCTCCTTGGACCTGCTCGGCGCGACGAAGGTGCTGGCCCGCACCTCGCTCGCGTACTACTCGGGCTGCGAGGAGCTGAACCTTCCGCTGTACGCGGTGGGCGGCGCGGGCTATGTCAGTACGGTCGCGAACGTGGCCCCGCGCCGGATGCGGGCACCGCTGGACGCGTTCGACGCGGGCCGCACCGACGAGGCGGCCCGGCTCAACGGGCTCACGATGCGGCTGACCGAGCTGATGATGGCGAGCGGGCTGCCCGGGACCGTCACCGCGAAGGCGCTTCTGGACGCCGGCCCGGTCCGGGAACCGCTGCAGCCCGCCGGGCGCGAGGCGACCGACGGGCTGCGGCAGGCGTACGAGGAGCTCCTCGCGGCCTGA
- the dapD gene encoding 2,3,4,5-tetrahydropyridine-2,6-dicarboxylate N-succinyltransferase, with amino-acid sequence MTDTTSQGSARTTGAVAAGLATVAGDGTVLDTWFPAPELTSEPGPAGTQRLTPDEAVNRLGEGAAKAIGVDARRGVEIVAVSTVISSLDDKPLDAHDAYLRLHLLSHRLVQPHGQNLDGLFGLLANVAWTSLGPVAVDDLERVRLNARAEGLHLQVTSVDKFPRMTDYVAPQGVRIADADRVRLGAHLAAGTTVMHEGFVNFNAGTLGTSMVEGRISAGVVVGDGSDIGGGASTMGTLSGGGKERIIIGERCLVGAEAGVGIALGDECVVEAGLYVTAGTRVTLPDGQVVKARELSGASNILFRRNSVTGTVEARPNNAVWGGLNEVLHAHN; translated from the coding sequence ATGACCGACACGACTTCCCAGGGTTCTGCCCGCACCACCGGCGCCGTCGCCGCCGGCCTCGCCACCGTCGCCGGTGACGGCACCGTCCTCGACACCTGGTTCCCCGCCCCCGAGCTGACCTCCGAACCCGGCCCGGCCGGTACGCAGCGGCTCACCCCGGACGAGGCCGTCAACCGGCTCGGCGAGGGCGCGGCCAAGGCGATCGGCGTGGACGCCCGGCGCGGCGTCGAGATCGTCGCCGTGTCCACGGTCATCTCCTCGCTCGACGACAAGCCGCTCGACGCGCACGACGCCTACCTGCGCCTGCACCTGCTCTCGCACCGGCTCGTCCAGCCGCACGGCCAGAACCTCGACGGCCTCTTCGGGCTGCTCGCCAACGTCGCCTGGACCTCGCTCGGCCCGGTCGCCGTCGACGACCTGGAGCGCGTGCGGCTCAACGCCCGCGCCGAAGGCCTGCACCTCCAGGTCACCTCGGTCGACAAGTTCCCCCGCATGACGGACTACGTGGCGCCCCAGGGCGTCCGCATCGCCGACGCCGACCGCGTCCGGCTCGGCGCGCACCTCGCCGCCGGGACCACCGTCATGCACGAGGGCTTCGTCAACTTCAACGCGGGCACCCTCGGCACCTCCATGGTCGAGGGCCGGATCTCCGCGGGCGTCGTCGTCGGCGACGGCTCCGACATCGGCGGTGGCGCTTCCACCATGGGGACCCTGTCCGGCGGCGGCAAGGAGCGCATCATCATCGGTGAGCGCTGCCTGGTCGGCGCGGAGGCGGGCGTCGGCATCGCGCTGGGCGACGAGTGCGTCGTCGAGGCCGGTCTGTACGTCACCGCCGGTACGCGCGTCACGCTGCCGGACGGCCAGGTCGTCAAGGCCCGCGAGCTGTCCGGCGCCTCGAACATCCTCTTCCGCCGCAACTCGGTCACCGGCACCGTCGAGGCCCGCCCGAACAACGCGGTCTGGGGCGGCCTGAACGAGGTCCTGCACGCCCACAACTGA
- a CDS encoding TetR family transcriptional regulator — translation MARRYDPGRRTRIIDAALTVIAADGIAGLSHRTVAAEADVPLGSTTYHFASLDELLVAALRRCNENFVQALRSSGLFGEEGDGERSGAEADLAEELTRLLDGWFAGERGAIELEYELYLAALRRPALRPVAAEWTEEAVALLSRRTDPETARALVALMDGLCLQVLLTGGTFDAPYTRVMLERIVAGGEA, via the coding sequence ATGGCCCGCCGGTACGACCCCGGGCGGCGGACGCGGATCATCGACGCGGCGCTGACGGTGATCGCGGCCGACGGCATAGCCGGGCTCAGCCACCGCACCGTGGCCGCCGAGGCCGATGTGCCGCTCGGCTCGACCACGTACCACTTCGCCTCGCTCGACGAACTCCTCGTCGCCGCCCTGCGCCGCTGCAACGAGAACTTCGTCCAGGCGCTGCGCTCCAGCGGCCTCTTCGGCGAGGAGGGGGACGGCGAGCGGAGTGGGGCGGAGGCGGACCTCGCGGAGGAGCTGACCCGGCTGCTCGACGGGTGGTTCGCGGGCGAACGCGGAGCGATCGAGCTGGAGTACGAGCTGTATCTCGCGGCCCTGCGCCGCCCCGCGCTGCGCCCCGTCGCCGCCGAGTGGACCGAGGAGGCCGTCGCGCTGCTGTCCCGGCGCACCGATCCGGAGACCGCGCGGGCCCTCGTCGCGCTGATGGACGGCCTCTGCCTCCAGGTCCTGCTGACCGGGGGCACGTTCGACGCGCCGTACACCCGCGTGATGCTGGAGCGGATCGTCGCGGGCGGCGAGGCCTGA
- a CDS encoding multidrug efflux SMR transporter: protein MGYAYGLLAGAIAAEVAGTTAMKYSEGFTRLWPSIGTAVGYLIAFTLLAQTLKTLSVGTAYAIWAGVGTAAVALIGVLFLGESSSLVKIAGIALIVAGVVVLNLGGAH, encoded by the coding sequence ATGGGATACGCATACGGACTGCTCGCCGGCGCCATCGCGGCGGAGGTGGCCGGGACGACGGCCATGAAGTACAGCGAGGGCTTCACTCGGCTCTGGCCCTCGATCGGCACCGCGGTGGGCTATCTGATCGCCTTCACCCTGCTCGCCCAGACCCTCAAGACCCTCTCCGTGGGCACCGCGTACGCCATCTGGGCCGGCGTCGGCACCGCGGCCGTCGCTCTCATCGGCGTCCTGTTCCTCGGGGAGTCCAGCAGCCTGGTCAAGATCGCGGGCATCGCCCTGATCGTCGCCGGCGTCGTCGTCCTGAACCTGGGAGGGGCCCACTGA
- a CDS encoding metal-sulfur cluster assembly factor: MSDNETATMKPASEEEVREALYDVVDPELGIDVVNLGLIYGIHVDDANIATLDMTLTSAACPLTDVIEDQAKSATDGIVNELRINWVWMPPWGPDKITDDGREQLRALGFNV, encoded by the coding sequence ATGAGCGACAACGAGACCGCGACCATGAAGCCGGCCTCCGAGGAGGAGGTCCGCGAGGCGCTGTACGACGTCGTCGACCCCGAGCTGGGCATCGACGTCGTCAACCTGGGCCTGATCTACGGCATCCACGTCGACGACGCCAACATCGCCACCCTCGACATGACCCTGACGTCCGCGGCCTGCCCGCTGACCGACGTCATCGAGGACCAGGCGAAGTCCGCCACGGACGGCATCGTCAACGAGCTCCGGATCAACTGGGTCTGGATGCCGCCGTGGGGCCCGGACAAGATCACCGACGACGGACGCGAGCAGCTCCGCGCGCTGGGGTTCAACGTCTGA
- the sufU gene encoding Fe-S cluster assembly sulfur transfer protein SufU, translating to MKLDSMYQEVILDHYKHPHGRGLRDGDAEVHHVNPTCGDEITLRVKYDGETIADVSYEGQGCSISQASASVLNELLVGKELSQAQRIQDAFLELMQSKGQLEPDDAMEEVLEDAVAFAGVSKYPARVKCALLSWMAWKDATAKALSEGKTA from the coding sequence GTGAAGCTTGATTCCATGTACCAGGAAGTGATCCTGGACCACTACAAGCACCCCCACGGGCGTGGCCTGCGGGACGGCGACGCCGAGGTGCACCACGTCAACCCGACGTGCGGCGACGAGATCACGCTCCGCGTGAAGTACGACGGCGAGACCATCGCCGACGTGAGCTACGAGGGCCAGGGCTGCTCCATCAGCCAGGCCTCCGCCTCCGTGCTGAACGAGCTGCTCGTCGGCAAGGAGCTGTCCCAGGCGCAGAGGATCCAGGACGCCTTCCTGGAGCTGATGCAGTCCAAGGGCCAGCTGGAGCCGGACGACGCGATGGAGGAGGTGCTGGAGGACGCCGTCGCGTTCGCCGGCGTCTCCAAGTACCCCGCCCGGGTCAAGTGCGCGCTGCTGAGCTGGATGGCGTGGAAGGACGCGACGGCCAAGGCGCTGTCCGAAGGGAAGACCGCATGA
- a CDS encoding cysteine desulfurase codes for MTDARQGLSGLLDTEAIRKDFPILDRTVHDGKKIVYLDSAATSQKPRQVLDALNAYYERHNANVHRGVYTIAEEATALYEGARDKVAAFINAPSRDEVIFTKNASESLNLVANMLGWADEPYRVDRDTEIVTTEMEHHSNIVPWQLLAQRTGAKLKWFGITDDGRLDLSNIDEIITEKTKIVSFTLVSNILGTVNPVEQIIRRAQQVGALVCIDASQAAPHMVLDVQALQADFVAFTGHKMVGPTGIGVLWGRQELLEDLPPFLGGGEMIETVSMHSSTYAPAPHKFEAGTPPIAQAVGLGAAVDYLTSIGMERIHQHEKAITEYAVKRLLGVPDLRIIGPATAEDRGAAISFTLGDIHPHDVGQVLDEQGVAVRVGHHCARPVCLRYGIPATTRASFYLYSTPAEVDALVDGLEHVRNFFG; via the coding sequence GTGACTGACGCCCGACAGGGGCTCTCCGGCCTCCTCGACACCGAGGCGATCCGCAAGGACTTCCCGATCCTGGACCGCACGGTCCACGACGGCAAGAAGATCGTTTACCTGGACTCCGCGGCGACCTCGCAGAAGCCGCGCCAGGTCCTCGACGCGCTCAACGCGTACTACGAGCGCCACAACGCGAACGTGCACCGCGGCGTCTACACGATCGCCGAGGAGGCCACCGCGCTGTACGAGGGCGCCCGCGACAAGGTCGCCGCCTTCATCAACGCACCCAGCCGTGACGAGGTGATCTTCACGAAGAACGCCTCGGAGTCGCTGAACCTCGTGGCGAACATGCTCGGCTGGGCGGACGAGCCCTATCGGGTGGACCGCGACACGGAGATCGTCACCACGGAGATGGAGCACCACTCCAACATCGTGCCGTGGCAGCTGCTCGCGCAGCGCACCGGCGCGAAGCTGAAGTGGTTCGGCATCACCGACGACGGCCGCCTCGACCTGTCGAACATCGACGAGATCATCACCGAGAAGACGAAGATCGTCTCCTTCACGCTGGTCTCCAACATCCTGGGCACGGTCAACCCGGTCGAGCAGATCATCCGCCGCGCCCAGCAGGTCGGCGCGCTGGTCTGCATCGACGCCTCGCAGGCGGCCCCGCACATGGTGCTCGACGTGCAGGCGCTCCAGGCGGACTTCGTGGCCTTCACCGGCCACAAGATGGTCGGCCCGACCGGCATCGGGGTGCTGTGGGGACGGCAGGAGCTCCTGGAGGACCTGCCTCCGTTCCTCGGCGGAGGCGAGATGATCGAGACCGTGTCGATGCACTCGTCGACGTACGCCCCCGCTCCGCACAAGTTCGAGGCCGGTACGCCGCCGATCGCCCAGGCCGTCGGCCTCGGCGCGGCCGTGGACTACCTCACCTCGATCGGCATGGAGCGGATCCACCAGCACGAGAAGGCGATCACCGAGTACGCGGTGAAGCGCCTCCTGGGCGTCCCCGACCTGCGGATCATCGGTCCGGCGACGGCCGAGGACCGCGGTGCGGCGATCTCCTTCACGCTCGGCGACATCCACCCGCACGATGTGGGCCAGGTCCTCGACGAGCAGGGCGTCGCCGTCCGGGTCGGCCACCACTGCGCCCGCCCGGTCTGCCTGCGGTACGGAATTCCCGCGACGACGCGAGCGTCGTTCTATCTGTACTCCACGCCCGCCGAGGTCGACGCCCTGGTGGACGGTCTGGAGCACGTCCGGAACTTCTTCGGCTGA
- the sufC gene encoding Fe-S cluster assembly ATPase SufC, which yields MATLEIRDLHVTVEADNATKEILKGVDLTVKQGETHAIMGPNGSGKSTLAYSLAGHPKYTITGGSVTLDGEDVLEMSVDERARAGLFLAMQYPVEIPGVSVSNFLRTSATAIRGEAPKLRTWVKEVKETMAELQMDPAFAERNVNEGFSGGEKKRHEILQLELLKPKIAVLDETDSGLDVDALKTVSEGVNRVRASGEVGTLLITHYTRILKYIQPDFVHVFANGRIAASGGAELADQLENEGYEAYTKGGASA from the coding sequence ATGGCAACGCTTGAAATCCGCGACCTGCACGTCACCGTCGAGGCCGACAACGCCACGAAGGAGATCCTCAAGGGCGTCGACCTGACCGTGAAGCAGGGCGAGACCCACGCCATCATGGGCCCCAACGGGTCCGGCAAGTCCACCCTCGCGTACTCGCTCGCGGGTCACCCCAAGTACACGATCACCGGCGGTTCGGTCACCCTGGACGGCGAGGACGTCCTGGAGATGTCCGTCGACGAGCGGGCCCGCGCCGGCCTGTTCCTCGCCATGCAGTACCCGGTCGAGATCCCCGGTGTCTCGGTCTCCAACTTCCTGCGCACCTCCGCCACCGCCATCCGCGGCGAGGCCCCCAAGCTGCGTACGTGGGTCAAGGAGGTCAAGGAGACGATGGCCGAGCTCCAGATGGACCCGGCCTTCGCCGAGCGCAACGTCAACGAGGGCTTCTCCGGCGGTGAGAAGAAGCGCCACGAGATCCTTCAGCTGGAGCTCCTCAAGCCGAAGATCGCCGTCCTGGACGAGACCGACTCCGGCCTGGACGTCGACGCGCTCAAGACCGTCTCCGAGGGCGTCAACCGGGTCCGCGCCTCCGGCGAGGTCGGCACCCTGCTGATCACGCACTACACCCGCATCCTGAAGTACATCCAGCCCGACTTCGTGCACGTCTTCGCCAACGGCCGGATCGCGGCCTCCGGCGGCGCCGAGCTGGCCGACCAGCTGGAGAACGAGGGCTACGAGGCCTACACGAAGGGTGGCGCTTCCGCGTGA
- a CDS encoding bifunctional 3-phenylpropionate/cinnamic acid dioxygenase ferredoxin subunit produces the protein MSFVKACALSELEDDTPKRVELDGTPVSVVRTGGEVFAINDICSHANVSLSEGEVEDCAIECWLHGSAFDLRTGKPSGLPATRPVPVYPVKIEGDDVLVSVTQES, from the coding sequence ATGTCCTTCGTCAAAGCCTGTGCGCTGAGTGAGCTGGAGGACGACACCCCCAAGCGGGTGGAGCTCGACGGCACACCCGTCTCCGTCGTCCGCACCGGGGGCGAGGTGTTCGCGATCAACGACATCTGCTCGCACGCGAACGTCTCCCTCTCGGAGGGCGAGGTGGAGGACTGCGCGATCGAGTGCTGGCTGCACGGATCCGCGTTCGACCTCCGCACCGGCAAGCCGTCCGGCCTTCCCGCGACGCGCCCCGTCCCCGTATACCCCGTAAAGATCGAAGGGGACGATGTGCTCGTCTCCGTCACCCAGGAGTCCTGA